One window from the genome of Salvia miltiorrhiza cultivar Shanhuang (shh) chromosome 7, IMPLAD_Smil_shh, whole genome shotgun sequence encodes:
- the LOC130994480 gene encoding uncharacterized protein LOC130994480, with translation MEKSDGWKWNASPNGMFSIKSAYTTLSMTATANHSYSEKPEFTMIWKTPATQKAKTTAWRVLKGRMAICDNLQRQQVNISSSEAVCVLCKTHLETTEHLFFTCQNSVDIWNDVLNWLGKKTVLHHKAKDHFLAFRSIGDKEEEKFYSGIWICIIWCVWKGRNEGKFNQGVWNKDRIVTEIKSRLWGWKEAFNLTNASPDFRS, from the coding sequence ATGGAAAAAAGTGATGGATGGAAGTGGAATGCATCTCCAAACGGCATGTTCTCCATCAAATCGGCTTATACTACTTTGAGTATGACAGCAACCGCAAATCACAGTTACAGCGAGAAACCGGAATTCACTATGATCTGGAAAACACCTGCGACGCAGAAGGCAAAAACTACTGCCTGGAGAGTACTCAAAGGGAGGATGGCAATTTGTGATAATCTCCAGCGCCAACAGGTGAACATCTCAAGCTCGGAAGCAGTTTGCGTTTTATGTAAGACGCATTTGGAAACCACAGAACACCTGTTCTTTACTTGCCAAAATTCTGTTGATATTTGGAATGACGTTCTCAATTGGCTCGGTAAGAAGACGGTTCTTCACCACAAGGCTAAAGATCATTTTCTTGCTTTTAGAAGCATCGGGGATAAAGAGGAGGAAAAGTTTTACTCTGGAATTTGGATTTGTATCATTTGGTGTGTGTGGAAAGGAAGGAACGAAGGGAAGTTTAATCAAGGAGTGTGGAACAAAGATAGAATTGTGACAGAGATCAAATCTAGACTTTGGGGATGGAAGGAGGCTTTTAATTTGACGAATGCGTCCCCAGATTTCAGATCTTGA
- the LOC130995076 gene encoding leucine-rich repeat extensin-like protein 6 translates to MKKHPRTLAIFMARNYNTLSLFIIIISLSISKSHSQTNLPSPNLLCISDCETCPVICSPPPSPPSPSSPPPSPKLTPPSPKLPPLLPLPPESPPAHRYSPPPQPYYYYTSPAPLSSPPPPPRSKPPPPSYTSLGGGATPTPPPPPQVYAYNPGGNTAPGRNFSYPYYYFYAANAACGINIPYFHGSFIFVIIFVFFTNFV, encoded by the coding sequence ATGAAGAAACATCCAAGAACCCTAGCAATATTCATGGCAAGAAACtacaacacactctctctcttcatcatcatcatctctcTATCAATCTCCAAATCACACTCCCAAACAAACCTCCCATCTCCAAATCTACTATGCATTAGTGATTGCGAAACATGCCCCGTCATATGCTCTccgccgccatcgccgccgtcgccgtcgtcgccgccgccaaGTCCAAAACTTACACCGCCGAGTCCTAAACTTCCGCCGTTGCTGCCGCTGCCGCCGGAATCTCCACCGGCGCACCGCTactcgccgccgccgcagccATACTACTACTACACTTCTCCGGCGCCGTTGTCGTCACCGCCGCCTCCTCCTCGTTCGAAGCCGCCTCCGCCGTCGTACACTTCATTGGGAGGCGGCGCCACCCctacgccgccgccgccgccgcaagTTTACGCGTACAATCCGGGCGGCAACACGGCGCCGGGGCGCAACTTCTCTTACCCTTACTATTATTTTTACGCTGCTAATGCTGCTTGTGGTATTAATATTCCATATTTTCATGGGAGTTTTATTTTTGTGATCATCTTTGTATTTTTCACAAATTTTGTATGA
- the LOC130995077 gene encoding protein ALP1-like, translated as MYMKLPSANQHPDCSSLRLALDLFPRSKFQMNEGKQQNQQQQRKRRRKETSADAAGNLDAVDEKQVKVKGLNEIITSLTLLQDQEKDDLEDVEKSNQEEIIRYEEIHRERKREILDYSAKSEDLHRADERADGARRRKSKANSFSAAAIAVASADDVEEGEKSAAAAQPQRRLWVRNRSKDWWEQCNSPEFPDEEFKKAFRMGKETFDFICNELSSVVSKENTMLRDAVPVRQRVAVCVWRLATGEPLRLVSKKFGLGISTCHKLVLEVCSAIRNVLMPKFLRWPDDEGLSKLKAEFEAVSGIPNVVGSMYTTHIPIIAPKNSVAAYFNRRHTERNQKTSYSITVQGVVDPRGVFTDVCIGYPGSMPDDQVLEKSTLYQRANAGFYNVWIVGGSGYPLMDWVLVPYTHQHLTWTQHAFNEKIAEVQRCAKEAFARLKTRWGCLQKRTEVKLQDLPVVLGACCVLHNICEMREEGLEELAKFEIFDDEMVPEIGLRSAGAMKARDAIAHNLLHHNHAGTSFLS; from the coding sequence ATGTATATGAAGCTTCCTTCCGCCAACCAACATCCCGATTGCTCTTCTCTCCGCCTAGCCTTGGACCTCTTCCCGCGCTCTAAGTTTCAGATGAACGAAGGCAAGCAGCAgaatcagcagcagcagcggaagCGGAGGAGGAAAGAGACTTCAGCCGACGCCGCCGGAAATCTCGATGCGGTTGATGAGAAGCAAGTGAAAGTCAAAGGCCTCAACGAGATCATCACCTCCTTAACTCTGCTGCAGGATCAGGAAAAGGACGATCTCGAAGATGTGGAGAAATCAAATCAGGAAGAGATAATTAGGTATGAGGAGATTCATAGAGAGAGAAAGCGAGAGATTTTGGATTACTCCGCCAAATCGGAGGATCTCCACCGCGCCGATGAGCGCGCCGACGGCGCGCGCCGCCGCAAATCCAAGGCGAATTCCTTCTCCGCCGCCGCAATTGCGGTCGCCTCCGCCGACGACGTCGAGGAAGGCGAGAAATCCGCCGCTGCGGCGCAGCCGCAGCGGCGCCTCTGGGTGAGGAACCGGTCCAAGGATTGGTGGGAGCAATGCAACAGTCCTGAATTCCCCGATGAGGAATTCAAAAAGGCGTTTAGGATGGGGAAGGAAACATTCGATTTCATATGCAATGAGCTGAGCTCCGTCGTGTCGAAGGAGAACACGATGCTGCGGGACGCCGTCCCCGTCCGGCAGCGCGTCGCCGTGTGCGTGTGGCGGCTCGCCACCGGCGAGCCGCTCCGCCTCGTCTCGAAGAAATTCGGATTAGGGATTTCGACTTGCCACAAGCTAGTCCTCGAGGTCTGCTCCGCAATTCGGAACGTGTTGATGCCTAAATTCCTCCGGTGGCCGGACGACGAGGGGCTGAGCAAGCTCAAGGCCGAATTCGAGGCGGTCTCCGGCATCCCAAACGTCGTCGGATCAATGTACACCACCCACATTCCGATCATCGCCCCCAAAAACAGCGTGGCGGCCTACTTCAACCGCAGGCACACGGAGCGGAACCAGAAGACCTCCTACTCCATCACGGTGCAGGGCGTGGTTGATCCTCGAGGCGTCTTCACCGACGTCTGCATCGGCTACCCCGGCTCAATGCCGGACGATCAGGTGCTGGAGAAGTCGACGCTCTACCAGCGCGCCAACGCCGGGTTCTACAACGTGTGGATCGTCGGGGGCTCGGGCTACCCTTTGATGGATTGGGTGCTGGTGCCCTACACGCACCAGCACCTGACGTGGACGCAGCACGCCTTCAACGAGAAGATCGCGGAGGTGCAGCGCTGCGCCAAGGAGGCGTTCGCGAGGCTCAAGACGCGGTGGGGGTGCCTGCAGAAGCGGACGGAGGTGAAGCTGCAGGACCTGCCCGTGGTGCTCGGGGCTTGCTGCGTGCTGCACAACATATGCGAGATGAGGGAGGAGGGATTGGAGGAGTTGGCCAAGTTTGAGATCTTCGACGATGAGATGGTGCCGGAGATAGGGCTGAGGTCGGCCGGGGCGATGAAGGCGAGGGACGCCATCGCGCATAACCTGCTGCACCACAACCACGCCGGCACCTCCTTCCTCTCTTGA